A DNA window from Sphingomonas profundi contains the following coding sequences:
- a CDS encoding Trm112 family protein, with amino-acid sequence MSVDGPADVPSGSLDPALLAILVCPLTRAPLRYDPVAEELISDAAQLAYPVRAGVPVLVIEEARYTA; translated from the coding sequence ATGAGCGTGGACGGCCCGGCCGACGTGCCGTCCGGCAGCCTTGATCCCGCTTTGCTGGCGATCCTCGTCTGCCCGCTCACCCGCGCGCCGCTGCGCTACGATCCCGTCGCCGAGGAGCTGATCTCCGACGCCGCCCAGCTCGCCTATCCGGTGCGCGCGGGCGTGCCCGTGCTGGTGATCGAGGAAGCGCGCTACACCGCCTGA
- the dapE gene encoding succinyl-diaminopimelate desuccinylase, with protein MIDPVDLASRLIACPSVTPADAGALGVIADALGVLGFTVHRFAAGGPPDGPVENLFAWRGAGGPHFAFAGHSDVVPAGEGWATDPFAPVIHGDILHGRGAVDMKGAVAAFVAAAARVPDHAGTLSLIVTGDEEGPATHGTLALMAWMAANGHRPDMILVGEPTSAARMGDTIKIGRRGSVNMWIEVPGTQGHVAYPHLADNPATRLLRILDTLTRWRLDEGNAWFQPSNLEVTDIAIGNPATNVIPAAARARLNIRFNDEQRGADLVERVRAVVAEHAPRATVDAKISGEAFLTRPGPLSELVSAAIRRATGLTPELSTSGGTSDARFLSRLCPVVEFGLINATMHKLDEAVAIPDLHLLTTIYEDVIRSALGS; from the coding sequence GTGATCGATCCGGTCGATCTCGCCAGCCGCCTGATCGCCTGCCCAAGCGTCACCCCGGCCGATGCCGGCGCGCTGGGCGTGATCGCGGACGCGCTGGGCGTGCTGGGCTTCACCGTCCATCGCTTCGCGGCGGGCGGGCCGCCGGACGGGCCGGTGGAGAACCTGTTCGCCTGGCGCGGCGCCGGCGGGCCGCACTTCGCCTTCGCGGGCCACAGCGACGTGGTGCCGGCCGGGGAGGGCTGGGCGACCGATCCGTTCGCCCCCGTGATCCACGGCGACATCCTGCACGGGCGCGGCGCCGTGGACATGAAGGGCGCCGTCGCCGCCTTCGTCGCGGCGGCGGCGCGCGTGCCCGATCATGCCGGCACCCTCAGCCTGATCGTCACCGGCGACGAGGAAGGCCCCGCCACCCACGGCACGCTGGCGCTGATGGCGTGGATGGCGGCGAACGGCCACCGGCCGGACATGATCCTCGTCGGCGAGCCCACCTCCGCCGCGCGGATGGGGGACACGATCAAGATCGGCCGGCGCGGATCGGTGAACATGTGGATCGAGGTGCCGGGCACGCAGGGCCACGTCGCCTATCCCCACCTCGCCGACAATCCCGCCACCCGCCTGCTGCGCATCCTCGACACGCTGACGCGCTGGCGGCTGGACGAGGGCAATGCGTGGTTCCAGCCCTCCAACCTGGAAGTCACCGACATCGCGATCGGCAACCCGGCGACCAATGTGATCCCGGCCGCCGCCCGCGCCCGCCTGAACATCCGCTTCAACGACGAGCAGCGCGGCGCCGACCTGGTGGAGCGCGTGCGCGCCGTGGTGGCGGAGCATGCCCCGCGCGCCACGGTGGACGCGAAGATCTCGGGCGAGGCGTTCCTCACCCGGCCCGGTCCGCTATCGGAGCTGGTCTCCGCCGCGATCCGGCGCGCGACCGGCCTCACGCCCGAACTCTCGACGAGCGGCGGCACCTCCGACGCCCGCTTCCTCTCGCGCCTTTGCCCGGTGGTGGAGTTCGGCCTGATCAACGCGACGATGCACAAGCTGGACGAGGCGGTCGCGATACCGGACCTGCATCTGCTGACGACGATCTACGAGGATGTGATCCGCTCCGCACTCGGATCGTAG
- a CDS encoding glutathione S-transferase family protein, with translation MLKLFIGNKAYSSWSMRGWLAVRQSGLAHEEIVVPLYDEDWDRRREGAEFAPSSGKVPILWDGDVVVWDSLAIVEYLAEKVGAERFWPADDAARAMARSMAAEMHSGFQNLRREHSMNVRRVFETPDLSPGVQQDVLRIVSLWAEARARFAGDGKFLFGDYGAADLMFAPVVTRFVTYGIPVPRFALAYMQAVLKHSDVQAWIAAAQDEPWVIEKFETPLA, from the coding sequence ATGCTCAAGCTCTTCATCGGCAACAAGGCCTATTCCTCCTGGTCGATGCGCGGCTGGCTCGCCGTCCGGCAGTCCGGCCTCGCACATGAGGAGATCGTCGTCCCGCTCTATGACGAGGATTGGGACAGGCGGCGCGAGGGCGCGGAGTTCGCGCCCTCCTCCGGCAAGGTGCCGATCCTGTGGGATGGCGACGTCGTGGTGTGGGACAGCCTCGCCATCGTCGAATATCTCGCCGAGAAGGTGGGCGCGGAGCGTTTCTGGCCGGCCGACGACGCCGCCCGCGCGATGGCGCGTTCGATGGCGGCCGAGATGCATTCCGGCTTCCAGAACCTGCGGCGCGAGCATTCGATGAACGTGCGCCGGGTGTTCGAGACTCCCGATCTCTCGCCCGGCGTGCAGCAGGACGTGCTGCGCATCGTCTCGCTATGGGCGGAGGCGCGGGCGCGCTTCGCCGGAGACGGCAAGTTCCTGTTTGGCGACTATGGCGCGGCGGACCTTATGTTCGCGCCCGTGGTCACCCGCTTCGTCACCTACGGCATCCCGGTGCCGCGCTTCGCTCTCGCCTATATGCAGGCGGTGCTGAAGCATTCCGACGTGCAGGCCTGGATCGCCGCCGCGCAGGACGAGCCGTGGGTGATCGAGAAGTTCGAAACGCCGCTCGCGTGA
- a CDS encoding LON peptidase substrate-binding domain-containing protein, giving the protein MAAAGSRLSIFPLAGALLFPRMHLPLHIFEPRYRALVADALARDRRIAMIQPRGPGDRPALFDIGCVGRIAQVDALDDGRFNIVLEGLTRFRLIAEIDAATPFRQVEASFVGFGDDQPAEPLSLIVRAELERESRRFADARGYSVDWDAVNRLDDESLVNGIAQIAPFDVAAKQALLEAATIADRADLLVQFLTFFSSGDDDGPTLQ; this is encoded by the coding sequence ATGGCCGCGGCCGGATCGCGCCTGTCCATCTTCCCGCTGGCCGGCGCTCTGCTGTTCCCGCGCATGCACCTGCCGCTGCACATCTTCGAGCCGCGCTACCGCGCCCTCGTCGCCGATGCGCTGGCTCGCGATCGGCGCATCGCGATGATCCAGCCGCGCGGGCCTGGCGATCGGCCCGCTTTGTTCGATATCGGCTGCGTCGGCCGCATCGCGCAGGTGGACGCGCTGGACGACGGGCGCTTCAACATCGTGCTCGAAGGCCTCACCCGCTTCCGCCTGATAGCCGAGATCGACGCCGCGACGCCGTTCCGCCAGGTCGAGGCGAGCTTCGTCGGCTTCGGCGACGACCAGCCCGCCGAGCCCCTGTCGCTGATCGTCCGGGCCGAGCTCGAGCGGGAATCCCGCCGCTTCGCCGATGCGCGCGGCTATTCGGTGGATTGGGATGCGGTGAACCGGCTGGACGACGAGAGCCTCGTCAACGGCATCGCCCAAATCGCGCCGTTCGATGTCGCCGCCAAGCAGGCGCTGCTGGAGGCCGCGACGATCGCCGATCGCGCCGATCTGCTCGTTCAGTTCCTCACTTTCTTCAGCAGCGGCGACGACGACGGGCCGACCCTGCAATGA